Genomic DNA from Perognathus longimembris pacificus isolate PPM17 chromosome 6, ASM2315922v1, whole genome shotgun sequence:
TGACCTATGACTTACTTTAGCCCACTCTCCTCTCTGAACAGATTCCTGGCTACTGTCATCCCAGGATTTCAAACTCCTTGGCCTCGAGGACCCCCAATTGCTTCATAAGTAAAACCACTTCTCTGCCAGCcccagagatttaaaaaatatataaattagaaTATGAAAAGGCGGGAAAAGAAGTTAGATGTTTTTTTCCGGGACAACTTCAGACCCACCTGTAGAGGATTCACCCCAGAGGCCTAAGCCAGAAAACCAACCCAGGGGGTTATCAGACTAGAATGCAagaatttggggggtgggggtggtggagaTGGAGGATGTGCCAAGGAAAACTTGGGAAGCCGAGCAGGGGAAGGTGTGGGTGGGtaaagtttctttttgttttagttgagggagagaaaagggaccCGGTTTCAGCCAACTCCAGAGTTCACACTGGGGCAGCTTCCTCACCACCTTAGGCTAAGTTTATTTCATGAAGGCTCACCGGGTCAGGGCACTCACTAAAATAACGGCGGGCATGGAAGTTAAGCTCTTGTTACGGAAAAATGCCAGCTAAACACTTGGGGTCTGAGCTGAACGGGAGTTCTTTTGAATAAACCGGGGGGCGCCAAAAGTCTGACTGAGGAGGGTGTGACGCGTCGCGGCCAGGGGTGACCGTGACAGGCCTCGGATCCAGACCCCGGGGGAGTCCcccgggaggagaggggggacGGGGGACCCGGGACCGGCTCGGGCCGGGCCCCCTACCTTTGAGGGAGGTCTCCACCAGTCGCAGGTACAGCTGCGAGCTCTTGTTGCCGTGACTCATGCGCTGGGCGAGCCCGTTGCGCTGCAGGACGCACTCCTCAAACTGCACCACGTTCTGGTGGCGTCTCTTGAGGCTGGTCAGGGCCCAGAACTCGGCCAGGGCCAGCTCCACGTTCTCGGGGGCGTCGCAGCGGATCTTCTTGACCGCCACCCGGGCCCCGCTGCGTCCGGCCACAGCCTCGTAAACCACGCCGTAGCTGCCGCGCCCGACTTCGGCCAACAGGCTGTAGCGCGGCCGCgtagatcctcctcctcctcctcctccgccgccgccgccgccctccggCCGCCGTTGTTCCAGGAAGGCCTCGCCCGCCACCGGATCCATGGCCTGGGCCGCGGCCGCCGGCCTCAGCTTCGAGCTGGGCGCCCGCGGCACTGGGCTTCGCCTTTTCCGCTCGGGGCTTTGTGTACCTCGGCGGGCGCCGTCCTCCTTCCCCGTTTCCATGGCTTCGGACGGCAAGGGGAGCCGCAACGGCGCTGCCGGGGCCTCCCCTGCCTCATCCCTCCGTACGGCCGCGGGACGTGAAGGAAAGGGACCTTGGATTGTGACCTGAGGGTGGGAGAGTCGATTAAACCACCAGGCCGAGACGAGGAGGCCGGGAGTGCAGGCCGCGGAgcgtcccacccccacccccccctcctcctcctctcgccgccgccgccgcggcccctTTAAGACGGAAGCCACCGCCGCGGGTTGAACGCAAACGGGGTGGGGCAAGCGGGGCGGCCGGAACCATTGAGCGACGGCTCCGAGGGGGAACCGGAAAGAAACGCCAGAGCCGGGAACCCAGTTTCCCTTAGCTATCCGGGCAGGTaccgcaaaaacaaaacaacgaaCCAGAGCCGGACGCCTTCGTAAATTATAAAGCACGGCCCTCGGGAGAGAGGAGAGCTGTTGGGATGCCGTCGGCCGCGGGAGCGCCCCTAGAGCTCCCCCCACCGCGCGTCCTACCTTGTGTCCTCCCGGGTGTAAACAGTCCATTGAATCGAGCCCCAGCGGAGCCCAACGGACCGGCCCAAGGCCCAAGTCCCCGCGGGCAGCGGGTGAGGAGAGGGGCCGCCGGTTCCCGCTCTCAGCGGCGCGGGCCCCGAGGCCTCTCCCCgaacgccggggggggggggagggaggagggtggagggggaggggaaactcTGCACTTCCAGCGCCGGCCTTGAACTTACCTGGCGGGTGCGGTTCCACTTTCCGACAGCCCGCCGTCTGCCCCTCGGAGGCCGCGCCGGGGACTGATCCGCCCCGGCTCGGGGTCTTCTCAGCGACCGGGTAACGGggcaggaggcggcggcggcgcgggtgCGGCGGGCGACCGCGGCGGCCGTGGCGCCGTTGGTGGCGGCGGCGCCGGCGGGGGAGGCCCAGGCGTCCGGGTTCCCGTGGCCCTCCACGTGTTGGCGCCAGCTGAGCCCTTTACATAACGTCTTTATATAAGCGGCCCCTCGGGCCGCCGCTCGGGTCAGCGGTGATTCCTGGTGGCCCATCCCCCGTGAAGAGGGCCCCCACCGAGCGCGACGGGCGCAGCCCCCGCGGCCGGCCGGGGTGGACGGAACCgctgcgccgcgccgcgccgcaccTCGGCGCACGGCGCCGCGCCCGGGGATCCAATCACGGGCGAGGGTTCTCCGCTCACACGAATTACGCGCCAAAATCCCGCGGTTCTCCGGTTCCGCCCACGTCGGCACCGGGCCCCTCTCCTCCTGACCCGCCAGTGAACTACCCGCCCCCAGCCGGTGCCTAATAAAACACCGGCAGGGGGACCGGATTGGTCCGTTCGGTTGATTCCTCGAGGCTGCCTGGGAGCCTCACTCCCTCACCACCCACCGAGCGATCCGCTCTTAAATCTGCAGTTTCCTCCCCTGGCGGGTCATTGGACCAAATAAATGAGCTAAATCAGGTGTGAGATGACTGCTCAGTGCCCTTTTAGGTGTGGATTcttaagtttttttattttatattttttgctgtTCCTCACCGTGTGCAGCAGGCGCTCAATATTTGTTACTTGAATCTGCAGGTATTGATTGGATGATTGAGGTTCTTGGCCACCGAGAGAGACAACACCTTCTGAGTAACCTTTGGCAAGTTAAATCAACCCCCCaagcctttctttctcccttggaGGTTACACAGTTAATGCACTTGGAACTTAACACACAAGAGACATTGAGATTATTGTCAGGTAAATGCTCAGAATGGTTTTAGCCAGTGTACAGTcgagaaaaaagaatgaattaatgagtttgaggctaggctgtagtggctcatacctgtcatcctacctactccggaggctgagttctgaggatcaaggttcaaacgcagcccaggcagaaaagcccatgagtctcCTACCtccaataaaacacacacacaattgtgagGATTAGTTATGCATCACTTCTGATAGTATTGTCAGGAAGCCTTTTTATGTTTCCcatgtcttgtttgtttttgagctCAAGTCCTCAGCTTGATTCTGTCAGTTGACCAGGCCTTTTGCACTTTTTCAGATGACTGTCTCTTCGATTATCCAGGTGGCATCTGACCACAAATCTCCATCGTGATCCTCCCTacctttgtctcttttgtttccaGAGTTACTGGATGACAGATGTACACTACCTTGCCAGCacacattttatatataaaatttgaaaatgtatacaCAAATTTAAGAAGAATGCATTCTCATATACTTTTCTCCTCTTGAGACAGGGTGCCATTCTGTAGTCCTAGGTGGTCTTTACTGATACCCTCTTGCCTTAGCCCTTAGCCTCttagggctgggattacagatgtgtagcATCATACCTAGCCTGTCATATacttgttagtgtgtgtgtgtgtgtgtgtgtgtgtgtgtgtgctagtactggggcttgaattcagagcctgggtattgtcctttagcttttttcacctaaggctatcactctaccacttgacccacagctctacttctggcttttaggttgtTAATTAAAGGTAGAAATCAGCATCTCAGACTTTttggcctggactggcttttcaaatggtgatcctcagatctcatccttctgagtagctaggattacagacacgagcccaCTGGCACATGCTCTATACTTTTCAGccagaataaaaaatgaatacattgtGCTAAATTTGTATATTCTCTACCTTATCTGTGCATAACATACCATGCATACATATGTTGTATTTCTATGTCTGTGTCCTTTTTTATAAATCATTTTAGAATTTCAGACATACCCACTTATCCCTctatattttttctgtatttattttctaagaATAAGGACATTTTCTTGTACAATCTCAGTACAGTGATCAATATCAGAAATTTTTAATAATggtatcattttatttaatatgaCATTCACATTTAAGTTTTGCTAATTGTTCCAGTAATGTCCTTCATAACTATTTTGGGATTTCATTTGGGGTCATTTGTATTTAGTCCTGGCTCTTTAGTTTCCTTCCATCTGGGAAGGCAGTCCTTCAGCCTTCCTTTGTCTTTCGTGACCTTGACATTTTTGGAGAGTACTTGCAAGTTGTTTTGTAGAATGTCACTAACATTAGATTTGTCTTATATTTTCTCTTGACCAGATTCAGAGCATGCCTTTCTGATCAAATTGCTACTGGGAGAAGTTATGTCCCTGGTGCCTCACATCAGGTAGCACATGACTCGACTTGCCCCAATATTGGTAGTGTTTACCTTGGTCATTGTTGAGGTGATGTCTCCCAGGGCACTGTGCTGTAAAGGCatggtccccccaccccctttcttttttACTATTGTCTTGCAGGAAGATATTTTGGAGTTAATACCCAGTTCTTCActagattcacacacacacacacactctctctctctctctctctctctctctctcatttcagcATTCAATGATGAGTTCTGCTTGAAACAAGTTTTATGGTAATGGTTGTGAAATGGTGTTTGGAAGGTCACATTAGTGCTCCAACCACCAAAACAAAGTACTTTTCCTATGACTGCAGCTGAGAAACCCAAGTCCCAGGTGTAGAGATTTGTTTCTTCCTATGGATTGCAACCAgctgcttgctctctctctttccctcccttcctccctcccttctttcctatctcctttcctcatcctccctcttttcttttccttccttcccttttcttttttctttcttttgtgccagtactgggtgctgggacagtttcttaatttttctagctcaaggctggcactctactacttgagccatagctccatttccagctttttgttttggagggaagggactaatagttaattggagataagaggctcctggactttcctgctctgtctggctttgaaccataatactcagatctcaacctctgtattagctaggattacaggtgtgagccaccagctcccagccacagtggcttttttttttttttttttaattaagagttCCAGACTATAGTACCCTGCCCATGTTCATCAAAAGTGAGTGGACAAACTGGTATTCCCATGCAATGGAAAATAAAAGGACAGACTATTGATACTTAACAGCATGGGTGAATCAAAAGAATTATGATGAGTGAATGAAGCCAAACACAATGGAACACATTCCAGAAGATTCTAGAAACAATTCTTGGACATGCAGGCTCATTTGTAGTGACAGAAAGCAGATTAGTTGAGGGGTGGGGAGACAGCCACAGAAAATGGACAGTTTCAAGGGGGGCTGTTAAAACACctcaaattgtattctttagtttATGCACAACTTTACTTCAAAAAGctataaaaatgagggaaagccCTCACTATGTTCCCATGAATATAACATCTAGAGAAAATAGCATTTGGTGGCAGAAACCATCCCAGTGTCTTCTTCAGGTACGGAATTGACTGTTAATAGCCACAAGGTAATTTTCTGGGTGAAGGAACTTCCTTGCAAGTTATACCATAATACAGTTCAATTATAAGTGAAAAAGCCTTGCTACCACAAATTTGTGTCTTTTGGTTCAGAAGCGGAGCAGCCTAGCCCCACTTGCCAGCCCTGGCTCCTAGCTACTTTTCttacttaattcttttttctttcttccagtattagagtttgaactcagggcctcatacttgctaggctggcactctaccacctgagccatgccaccagtgcttctttttgttggttattttagagatagtaCACAGAACTTTTtggcccaggttgacttcaaaatgcaatcctcaggatctcggcctcctgagtagctggaattacaagtatgagctaccagtgcctgactctgCTAGGCAATTTTAAAGCAGATAAAATGATTGTCTTTGAGTCTGAACTaacaaatggaattctatggtCCCACATGACATTTGACCATGAATGTCAGTAAGGCTTAAGCAGAGGCTGAATTCAGTAAAAGAATAGCCAAATTTTgccaggagccggtggctcacaccggtaatcctagctactctggaggctgagatctaaggatcatggtccaaagccagccccagcagaagagtccatgagactccaattaatcacagaaaaagccagaagtggtgctgtagctcgtcatggagtgctgtccttgagtaaaaggagcttagggacagcacccaagcccagagttcaaggccggagactggcaaaaaaataaaaatacctaaatGCTCACCTACTGGAAGAGcatatgcaaaggccctgaggtgggTGGGAGCAAGCAAAGAAGCcaatggggctggaactcagtgggtgggggaaggaaagagcAAGGAATGGAGGGGGGGAGCACACAAAGATGGGGACCATGGTAATTTGCACATACCAAGTGCCCAGGTAAGTGACAGAGCAGGACGCTAGTGCTGTTCCCTTCACAGATGAGAGAGCTGAGCCTCTGATTAGCTGTTATGAAtttcccagagagagagagagagtcaaaggGTGAGATTTGGACTGGTAAACTAGCCTCCTCCCCTCACTTCAGGACTGAGAACACCCAGGGTGGGCcagccctggggaggaggggagggagggctctggcctgagagagaggggctggggaacgGGAGCAAGAGGAAGCTCGGAGACTCAAGTGCTTGCTTCAGAAACTGGAAAGGCAGTGGAGGCCTGAGAGGAAGGGGGAGTTCTGGGTCCAGCACCCGGCCTGGACCATGCACTTGGCTGCTGCTGGGTTGAAGCAGGAGGGGATTAAGGCGGAGCCCAGAGCCTCTGGCCTGGCTGCCCACTACAAGGGGAGGAGAGAGCTGTGTCTCTCCTGTATCTTCCTGTATCTTCCTGAGGAACAGGAAGGCCAAGGCTTGTGATTGCTACTTGATGCTGGAATGGAACACCtggactctgaactcaggcagccCTAGGTTTGGTATCCAAGCTCTTTTAGCCTTGGTACCAGAGGGTCTTGAGCTTGAATGTATGTATCATTAGCTTTACCTGGAGGGCTGGTTTAACCCAGATTTTGCGTGCCCCCCCTGCAGCAGCTAATTTCCTAACCCGGGGTTGAAGCTGACAATTTGTATTCCTAGCAAGACAGGAAATACTGATGTAATTTTCCATCCACCCTCCCTCTAGACCACCCCTCCCCACTTTATGCCAGCCCATTCCTAGACTGAGCATAGAGCGGAATAGATTATGTTGGGTTGGAGTTCAGGCAAAGAACTGTGGGAGGAATCAGAGCTGTTACATAGGAAACTAAACAAATAAGACATGAGGTGCTCATTATGGCCAAGAAACGAAAACAATTTATAAGAAAAACACTGTAATCATCATCAACTACAATTCCATTGCAAATAAATAATGTGACAGTACATCGATTTAatagaaaattataattatttggaGGAAAATTGGAGAGGGGAAAATGGAACTGAGTAGAGAGATTACATCTCTATTTTAACACAGgagagagtttattttttaagtataaaaattaaagattaaGAAGGGATGCTGgctgggtgcctatggctcacacctgtaattctgaggatctcaactcaaagccagctcctgcagaaaaacccatgagtctcttatctccaatgaacatgggggggggcggggaagctgaaagtagaggtgtggctgaagtggtagagtgccagccttgagcagaaaaagccaagtgagagctcaaggccctgagttcaagccttagtactggcacaaaaagaaaaaataagtgacTCTAGCCAGTCAGGTGCTCATGTAATCTCAGTAGGCGGATTGTgtattcaagaccagcctggccttgtcacacacacacacacacacacacacacacacacacacacacacgctatgtCATAATCAGGTATGCATTGATCACAGAATTAAAGTTAGTGACTCTGAGATATGAGTGAGGTGGCACAGGAGGGTTTTGTTAGTCGCTAACTCTTAAAACATTGTATTTGTTTACTACTTGGAAATTGGCATCAGAAACCAAAGaacaagccagacactggtgatttatgcttgtaatcctagctacttgggaggctgggatctgaggatcccacttcaaagtcagtctgggcagaaaagtctgtgagcctcttatctccaattaaccaccaaaaagcttgaagtggagctgtaggtcaagtggtggagcaccagccttgtgtgaaaaaactGAGGTAGAGTGCCCTCCCccttgagtttaaggcccagtactggcccacaagtacaagcatacacacacacacacacacacacacacacacacacacacggagtacACAGACTTTAGCTGGCAATGAAGCTTCCTGGCAGATTGGTGGCGCTGTTCAGCTTCTGGGGAGCATACCCTTGGCCCCATGTCCCAACCTGGATCTGGAGAGTGACTAGTCCTACTGCCTCACCAAAGGTGGGGACCCTCCATGAGAGGCTTTGTACCCAATACGACTCAACAGAGAGGGGTTCTTGTTCATTAAATGAGGGTCTGGGTCTCAGAAGACAGAGATGAATGCAGATACACCCACCCTGTCACCGAGATTTAGTGGATGATTCTAATTTCAAATGTTCTCCATTGGCCAAGGTTGGGGGGAGaagaggggcggggaggagaaaTTCCGacatttcttcctctcccatctGGGAATGGCATAAGAATTCCTTGTCAAGCCATGTATCTGGATATTCGCTGCACAAAATTGGTTGCTAAGTTCTTGGGAATTGTTTACAATCTTGGGGAAAGATTAAGAACTGCAATGCAGAACCAGCAGGGTAAAGTACTTAATTCTGTAACTACTGGGacatttgaaataaattattGGGGAGTCTAGTTGAACAAATGTTCACAACCATAAAGCAAGAAAAGATGCTCGTTGATCAAAGTATAAAGCAATGCAATCTTTTTAGGGAGGCATTTCAACAAGTTattatttattcaaatatttaaaatttttatatacttGGCTCTAACAATTCCATTTCTAGGAATTTATTCGATAGGGATACTTACCCAAGTGTGGAAAAATATATGTGtgacaagagttttttttttattgtggctcTTTACAGTAATAAAATATTAGGAACACCAGCATCAACAGTAGAGGGCTGGTTACATACAGTTATACATTTATGCACCATAGCAATCAAACTGAAGGGATTGCCTTTGTGTGTACTACCACAGAACTGATATTCACAATTTCTTTTTAcagagaaaagcagaaacaaagatGTATAGTAGGAactcattttatttaaatgtgtaTATGGAATTGTTAACCTTTTGAGTTATGTCTCTGTATCTCAGACTATCCTCAGGTCTCCTGTGTAGCAACTAATTTATTACCACAATAAGTCTTAGggtaggttttatttttaatctctgtTGTCCACAGAAATGAAGGTAAAAGAGTGGTTTTTCTCAAGGCCATACTCCTAAAAAATTTGATATGACTAAATTCAATTCAaatttaggggggctgggaatatggcctagtggcaagagtgcttgcctcctacacatgaggccctgggtttgattcctcagcaccacatatatagaaaatggccagaagtggcgctgtggctcaagtggcagagtgctagccttgagcaaaaagaagccagggactgtgctcaggccctgagtccaaggcctaggactggccaaaaacaacaacaacaattcaaATTTAGGTATGTCTAATTTCAAAGCTCATGATCttgaataattatataatatatggatTTTGAACCATTACATAATCTATAGCCTTTACTTATAGTTTTCGTATTTGGATAAATAATGTTCTAGAAGCCATGGAGAATTCTTTCTAGGTGCTGtggctagaatttgaactcagggcctggatgcggtTCCTGAGCtggttggctggtgctctaccgctggagccacacttccatttctggctctttggtggtacattgaagataagagactcatggacttttcctgccttctggctggcttctcagatctcagcctccagagtagctaggattatagccaccagcatccagctttttCGGTGATTCTTTTCATTCACTATAATGTTGTATGATTGGATCTTTTtagtgtgttttaatttttaggtGCTTTTGTAGGTATGAGAAGCAATAAAATTAGGTTACAGACAAATAATATACAGTTATATAGAGTGTTCCATCCCTCCTATGCTCTTCAAGTACTTATTTAGCTCCTACTGTTTGCCATCTTGGAGACT
This window encodes:
- the Stk35 gene encoding serine/threonine-protein kinase 35 isoform X1 → MGHQESPLTRAAARGAAYIKTLCKGLSWRQHVEGHGNPDAWASPAGAAATNGATAAAVARRTRAAAASCPVTRSLRRPRAGADQSPARPPRGRRRAVGKWNRTRQVTIQGPFPSRPAAVRRDEAGEAPAAPLRLPLPSEAMETGKEDGARRGTQSPERKRRSPVPRAPSSKLRPAAAAQAMDPVAGEAFLEQRRPEGGGGGGGGGGGGSTRPRYSLLAEVGRGSYGVVYEAVAGRSGARVAVKKIRCDAPENVELALAEFWALTSLKRRHQNVVQFEECVLQRNGLAQRMSHGNKSSQLYLRLVETSLKGERILGYAEEPCYLWFVMEFCEGGDLNQYVLSRRPDPATNKSFMLQLTSAIAFLHKNHIVHRDLKPDNILITERSGTPILKVADFGLSKVCAGLAPRGKEGNQDNKNVNVNKYWLSSACGSDFYMAPEVWEGHYTAKADIFALGIIIWAMIERITFIDSETKKELLGTYIKQGTEIVPVGEALLENPKMELHIPQKRRTSMSEGIKQLLKDMLAANPQDRPDAFELETRMDQVTCAA
- the Stk35 gene encoding serine/threonine-protein kinase 35 isoform X3 — translated: MGHQESPLTRAAARGAAYIKTLCKGLSWRQHVEGHGNPDAWASPAGAAATNGATAAAVARRTRAAAASCPVTRSLRRPRAGADQSPARPPRGRRRAVGKWNRTRQVTIQGPFPSRPAAVRRDEAGEAPAAPLRLPLPSEAMETGKEDGARRGTQSPERKRRSPVPRAPSSKLRPAAAAQAMDPVAGEAFLEQRRPEGGGGGGGGGGGGSTRPRYSLLAEVGRGSYGVVYEAVAGRSGARVAVKKIRCDAPENVELALAEFWALTSLKRRHQNVVQFEECVLQRNGLAQRMSHGNKSSQLYLRLVETSLKGRSLGTHSLIMPWTGQQRVQVAAWLLVIS